In Scomber scombrus chromosome 17, fScoSco1.1, whole genome shotgun sequence, the following proteins share a genomic window:
- the opn8a gene encoding opsin 8, group member a, producing the protein MDDKYMSKLSPTVDFWAGIYLFIIAILSILGNAAVLVNAARRITLLKAPELLTVNLAITDIGMALSMYPLSISSAFNHAWIGGDTSCLYYGLMGMIFSITSIMTLAVMGMVRYLVTGSPPRTGFKFQRRTISIVISGIWLYAGLWALFPLLGWGSYGPEPFGLSCSIDWTGYGESLNHATFIMSLSVLCTFLPCLTIVFAYFGIAWKLHKAYQSIQSNDFQYGNIEKKITLMAVMISSGFLIAWTPYVIVSFWSMFHSLEQDHMAPVITLLPCLFAKSSTVYNPLIYFVFQRTSSHKLLRLQRLVFCCSHQASSSAERAELESKIVKGSDGSDKACVGLMGAPGRHPGSEVTTVS; encoded by the exons ATGGATGATAAATACATGTCCAAACTGTCACCTACTGTTGATTTCTGGGCAGGGATCTACTTGTTCATTATTG CCATCCTGTCCATCTTGGGGAATGCAGCAGTCCTGGTCAATGCAGCCCGTCGAATCACCCTGCTCAAAGCTCCAGAGCTGCTGACGGTGAACTTGGCCATAACTGACATTGGCATGGCCCTCAGCATGTATCCTCTGTCCATTTCCTCCGCTTTTAACCATGCCTGGATTGGAGGTGACACCTCTTGCCTCTACTATGGCTTGATGGGCATGATCTTCAGCATAACCAGCATCATGACTCTGGCTGTGATGGGAATGGTCAGGTACCTGGTAACAGGAAGTCCACCAAGGACAG GTTTCAAGTTCCAGAGGAGAACCATCAGTATTGTGATCAGTGGGATCTGGCTGTATGCTGGCCTGTGGGCATTGTTTCCTTTGCTAGGATGGGGAAGCTACGGGCCGGAACCTTTCGGACTTTCCTGCTCAATAGACTGGACCGGTTACGGGGAGTCTCTAAACCACGCCACCTTCATCATGTCCCTGTCTGTACTCTGCACATTCCTCCCCTGTCTGACAATTGTCTTCGCCTATTTTGGAATTGCCTGGAAGCTGCACAAGGCTTACCAATCCATCCAGAGCAATGATTTTCAATATGGCAACATCGAGAAGAAAATCACTCTT ATGGCTGTGATGATCAGTTCAGGTTTCCTCATTGCATGGACCCCCTACGTGATTGTCAGCTTCTGGAGCATGTTTCACTCCCTGGAGCAGGACCACATGGCTCCCGTCATAACACTGTTACCCTGCCTCTTTGCGAAGAGCTCCACTGTATACAACCCTTTAATATATTTCGTCTTCCAACGTACCTCCAGCCACAAGCTCCTCCGCCTGCAGAGACTGGTGTTTTGTTGTTCTCATCAAGCCagttcatctgctgaaagagcAGAGCTGGAGAGCAAAATAGTCAAAGGCTCAGACGGTTCAGACAAAGCATGTGTGGGTCTAATGGGAGCTCCTGGAAGACACCCTGGCAGTGAGGTGACGACTGTGAGCTGA